ATCTCCCTTCACTTCTGAGCTCTGGACCAGATCCCAGATCTCACCATCTTTCACGCACTCTTCCATCAGATTCACCCTTTCGTTTAACGCAAACTCATAACTTGAAGGTTAATGGCTGCTCCACCGGCAAGGGCTCGTGCCGATTACGATTATCTCATAAAGCTTCTCTTGATCGGTGACAGCGgtaaagttttcttttttgtttaaataattattttgttggcaaaaaatatgttttttttaaaaaaagtaaaaacaagggGAAAATGTGATTTAAGATTGGGGCTATTTTTCTATATAATGGTAAATGATGGATTTCGCTGGGGGTTCCCTTCTTGTAATttcgtcatttttattttattttaatcttgaatCGTTGAGTTTGGAGTTCGTGGCAAATGCacatctagttttttttttttaaaatcgtgAAAGGTTTGATCTTTTCATGATCTGGTTCGAGTCAGCGTTTGAATCATTGTTTCTGTTGTTGTGTCGCAAATTCTGGTGTCAAGAGGTCGAATTGCAAATTCGAGCTGATCTAGATGGTTATCGTTTAAAATTAACCTTCTCTTTGAtctatttatcatttgtttaattCAAAGTATTTGCTTGCCAAAATACGACTTAGGCCGTCTAGTTTCATCTACCAGATGTTCTTGTGTTGTTGATACCTTCATTTCCTTTTTCCctttaaaaaatagagtaaacagTGTATGCACTGACGGTGTAAAGGATTTTTACCATCCAATTACAAATGACTATGTATGATAAGAATAACCatcttaaaagttatatcaaattattaaCGATGATTTCTGATTAGTTGATTGTGTAAAAGGTTTTACACTAATAGTTCATCTAAATTAATCTCAAAGTTATGGCATTGGTTGATGCCTCAGGATGGATTAGAAGTATTTAATAGACAACATAGTAATCACAGTGGAATAGTTGTGTTGCTTTTGTCTGAAACATAGCTGTAAGTTAACCTCTTAAGTTTTGTCTTTTTGCAGGTGTTGGGAAAAGTTGCCTCCTTCTGCGTTTCTCCGATGGTTCTTTCACCACTAGTTTCATCACAACTATAGGGTACGTTTTTACAATTTAGGAGTAATTCTGCAGAATTTTGTTTGCATCAGTTTCTCTCTCTAACTTCACAAGGCCTACCTTCCTGATGTAGCATTGATTTTAAGATAAGAACCATTGAGCTTGATGGCAAACGGATCAAGCTCCAAATTTGGGATACTGCAGGGCAGGAGCGGTTTCGGACAATTACAACTGGTAAGATTTATGATTCTTAAAGGTATTGTTATATTGATTTTAGTATCATTGTATGTGACACATGGGCACTCGTTGCTAACCAGTTGGCATCTGGTTTGTGGCACTTCCTGATGTAGGATTAAAAGATAGTAAAAAAACAAGGGAGAAATAGTACtgagaaaaatataaacataaagaAAACTAGAGAAAAGAGTGGCAGGATAGAAATGGGAAGTAACCAGTGAGAAACATCATAATTGTTATTCAGTATCAGATCTGATGACTGATATGTTAGACTGTAATGTATAGGTAATATGCAGTTCAAGTTTGAAGATAATTCTAACTACTTAGGATATGGCAAAATTTGAATCCCCTAAGTTATGTCCCAGCTGAAGCCTAAAATAGTCTCCTGCTCCTTGCTTTTTATTTCCATTATACTACTGAAACCCTGTAGAACTTATAGTTGAAAAAGTTTTTGGGAGGCATGGAGCAACTTCCATGTAgattttttactcaagttaatTGTTGACTGTTATTTATGTAAAGATACTAGAACTAGTGAGcctatatttaatttatgttagaTGAATATTATGGAGATTCCTTTAGGAGAGTTGGGTTTTGGAGGTGAAGGGAAGGGagggcaatttttttttttttttttttaaattaagagagtTATAAAATGTTGATCCTGTGAAAGGTGAGGGAGACCAAAGAAGACATTGGAGGAAATCCTCAAGGGAGATCTTAGGCTAAATAATATTCCTAGTTTTGAATTGTGTCGAATGACATCGTGTGATCTATGTGGTCGACCTTACCCagtgggataaggctttgttttgcTGTTGTAGAGTAATATAATGTTTATCCTAAACATACCCGTAGTATTAATGTGTCAAGAGTTAAACTTCAGGCGTATCTGTACTTTACCATTGTTTCATTCATGTTACCCTAGAATTCTTGTatctttcattgttttttagaaaaatgcaCAAGTGAGAGTATgtcattttaagttttttgtGCTACATGTCTTTTcctaaaatttcttatttggCAGCTTACTACCGTGGTGCTATGGGCATATTGCTAGTCTATGATGTTACAGATGAAGCATCATTTAACAGTGAAGTTCCCAGCTATtgcttaattttgaaatttgcaAATCTGTTCACATTTCACAACTCTTCAAACTTTGAAGGCTTTTCCATCTTGAATATTCATCCTGCTTCTACTAATTTCAGATATCAGGAATTGGATTCGCAATATTGAGCAACATGCTTCAGACAATGTTAACAAAATACTGGTGGGGAACAAAGCTGATATGGATGAAAGCAAAAGGGTAAGCAAACTTTGTTTGCGTTTCATGAAAactcacttttatatttttcctcacATCTTTCAAACACAAATTTGACTTGAACAACAGAGTTGCAGAGATAAGATCAAAGGGGCTTAAAAAACCAACCATTACTGTCATCAAATGTTCTTCCATCATTGTTATGCAAGTTTTACTGATAGTTGATTTTCATCATTGAGGATGTTAGAGAAATTATATTAGTGCCTGTGAATGAAACGTGTTTTTGTTGCTGGGATGGGGAGGTTTGAAAGGGGGTTGAGTTTTGATTTGATGCCATTAATTGAAGTGGTAACATCCGGGAGCCTCCTCTCTCTTATGTGTGCATGCATACATGCATGTCAGGTTTGAAATGTTTCTGATTATAATATACCTTTGGCTTTCTTTTAAggccgtgcctacgtccaaggGCCAAGCACTGGCTGATGAGTATGGGATCAAATTCTTTGAAACTGTAAGTGGCATATACTTGGAAAATATCGAAATCCCTGAACTTTTATGTTATTATGCTCATGAAAAACACTATTGCAGAGTGCAAAGACAAATCTAAACGTGGAGGAAGTTTTCTTCTCAATAGCAAGAGATATAAAACAAAGGCTGGCTGACACTGACACCAAGGCAGAGGTATTTGAACttcctctctttttattttaagcatTACTATTATCATATACCCAACTTCTCTTCTATCTCATTTCCACcttatttttcttcctatttgtctctttattttttcatcacAGTCATTTATCATATCTATTAATTTCTCTGTCCTTCTCTTCCTTACAACCACACACCACAAAAATGGTTCCAATTTCAATACTTTAATGCGTTAGTAGTTTCCTCTCCCCTAAGCTCTCTTATCTCTCCCTCAAGTTGAATATCAGTGATATTTTCGTTGCAGCCATCAACAATCAAAATCAACCAAGACCAGTCAGGAGGGGCTGGACAGGCTGCACAAAAATCGGCTTGTTGTGGTTGAGGACAAATGTTACAAATTGGAGGCAACATTCTTGtacaagaacaagaagaaagaagaaattacGTGTATAATGATCATGATGCTGACTTTGTGCTTAACCTTGTCATTCTTTATAAATTTGTGTGATAAGTAGTGTCTCTGACTTTTTTAACAAGTTACATTAAATCCAAAACTAAATGTGATTGTGGTGATTGCATGTCTAACTGCCCCTCGCTTTCTTTGGTTGGGAGACGTGAGATCCATTGAATGTtgactttcttttcttcctttgacTGTATAAATGCGATGGCCTGTGCTGGATCGGtacacattttgaaattttgttctGAATGGGCAATATGATGAAATATAAATACAACCTGCATATTTAATTACTTTGCATAAAGCtgatataaaaatataggtTTTAATTATCCATTTGGTCTCAATAGTTATAAAAAGCTTTTCTTTTTAGTGCTtgtacttaaaaaatattttcttttagcctttatacatatatttttaatctttttaatacaCGTCGTAGGGATTGAGAGATTAAAATGATATGTCTATAaactaaaagattaaaaaatgtgTAGAGACTAGAAAggaatgtttttaaatataggACTAAAGAGGgaagtttttgtaattttaggaATCAAATGTCATAAAGTTTGACAAAATTAAATCAGGTGTTACTAGTACTTTGTGTGTTTGAGACTTGCTTTGCGCTAGAGTGTGTAGCAATGCTAAGAGAATCTTACATGTTATTGTCTGCAACATTGTCCGTCTACAACTCGTTATTTCACGCAACAAACGGTTTCATGAATATTCATCATTACGTATTGGTTTTCTTCCTTGGAAGAAATTTGTGCTGCAGCAACCCAACCACCACCCTTCACAGTTCACAGTTCACACAACATTCAAAAGCAACCTTCGGAATTATTGGAAAGAAGGTCAACATAATCTAGTAAGCTGTACTCTTGATAATTTTCAGACAGTGTATTCCTTGGAGGGCGCCCATCACATTGATCTGTCTTCAAGTTGTCCCAAGAAAGTTTACTCAtgaaaaaacacaaacataacTATGCCAgtgtaaaaattaaagataaagaaGGCACTAGATAATTTAGTCTAGTTGAAAGCTTCAGGACGTAATTGATTAAAAGAAGTTTTCTATCATAACAACTGAAATGCTACCAAAAGGGAGATTTGTGGAGCTGTTAAATTGCCTCCAGAGGTTGATGAGAATTTAGTTGCATTGGACCTTgagaatattaataaaattaaacctaTAAACTACTGTTTCAAGGTTAAAACTTGAAAGTTAaaaccatacatggggcaactTATCCCCCCTTTTTAGAGTGCCTTTGTGGGTGGAAAGCTCATATGAAATGATATAATTATTGCTCATAAATTTTTTCATGCTTTAGGGAAGCACTTGGTAAGGGAAAGAGGAACAACAACAAATTGGATATGAACAAAGCTTATGACAGAATGAAATGACCTTTTATTGAAAGGGTTTTACTTGCATTTGGTTTTGAAGAGGGAGGGTTTTTCTATTAGCTTTTGCCTTAGTATTGCTGCTTGTACTTTTGACATTCAATTATTGTCCTAGTGCTATTTGTTGGGTTTAGACTTACTGAgccttttcttttgttgtttcgTTGGGCCTCAATGCCTTCAAGGAATGGACCCAAAAATAGAAACGCAAACCAAACAGACATTATGGTAACTACTATTGTCACTACCAACTTTGCTAATGGCACTACTAACTTGTGTGAAACTCCCATTTTGCCCACTCGTCAAATTCCTACACCCCTCAGGCTTCCCTTCACCAAAATCCTTCACCACCCCATCCCCATCCTCCAGCACCGCCGCATGACCCCCTCCGGCATTAGCCAAAACCATCGTGCCACCTTCCCCTACTACTTCCACCTCGTGGAGACCCCCACCTAGCCCAAATCTAAGTTGCACAACACCACCaatccaaataaaaaacatatctaAGTTGCACCGCACCACCATCCCAGATCTAGAACTGCCACGCGCAGCATCATCCTCCCCATTGAGATCTACACCACCTCATGCCACCTCGTAAAGATCTTAgtgtttgtgttgtttttatgtgtagGGGAAGGGAAAGAGGAAGGAGAAGGGGAAGGGAGTGGGAAACTTTGGCCAAAATGGAATTACATTTccgttttgtataaaaaaaataaaatgaaaacacaattcTATTTGGTAAATTTCCAAGTGTGTAACAAAAACgtatttttgttgtattttgtttttccattgcataaatgtgagtgaaaaaacaaaacacaacagAAACATAATTCTGTTACACACATgtacaacaaaattataattttgctttgttttattttttaacctccatttacgtaacaaaaacacatttttgttgtgtttccaTCCAAGGAACAATTTGGGAATACAACTAAAAGGCACCAAGTGGGAGTGCCAATAGCAATATCCACCATTATTTGCCCACCTTCCTTTCTAGAATCCACCGCCAACCTAAGAGGAACTATTAGATTTACTTGGATTTATCTTGTATATTTggagataaataaaaaacattacatGACACTTGACGACTCACGAGTTTAGTAGAGTGCCCACAAATTAACAAGTCTAGAAGTCTTGCTCGTTtgattacacaagaacataagctTTATCGATAATGTAATAGATAATTCTGTCCACCAAAGCACCTTGTACTGATTTGTACATAAGCTAACTTATAAAGCTTCGAATATTTTAAGCAAGGCATCCAAAGGTGCACATTACTAAAGGTTGCGGAGCCGTATAAAGACACAGGAAAAATGGTAAAAACTGACATATCTTACTATGCACACTAGAATCTATCCTAAGTTACGTTTTCACAAAGGGTTGGGACTTATAGGTTAAGTTCTTCCTTTCCATAAATGCGTTGAAGCTCCCGTGTTGCTGCTTGAAATGATTCTGG
Above is a window of Glycine soja cultivar W05 chromosome 12, ASM419377v2, whole genome shotgun sequence DNA encoding:
- the LOC114380134 gene encoding ras-related protein RABE1c-like isoform X1, whose amino-acid sequence is MAAPPARARADYDYLIKLLLIGDSGVGKSCLLLRFSDGSFTTSFITTIGIDFKIRTIELDGKRIKLQIWDTAGQERFRTITTAYYRGAMGILLVYDVTDEASFNNIRNWIRNIEQHASDNVNKILVGNKADMDESKRAVPTSKGQALADEYGIKFFETSAKTNLNVEEVFFSIARDIKQRLADTDTKAEPSTIKINQDQSGGAGQAAQKSACCG
- the LOC114380134 gene encoding ras-related protein RABE1c-like isoform X2, producing MAAPPARARADYDYLIKLLLIGDSGVGKSCLLLRFSDGSFTTSFITTIGIDFKIRTIELDGKRIKLQIWDTAGQERFRTITTDIRNWIRNIEQHASDNVNKILVGNKADMDESKRAVPTSKGQALADEYGIKFFETSAKTNLNVEEVFFSIARDIKQRLADTDTKAEPSTIKINQDQSGGAGQAAQKSACCG